The genomic region ACCTGCCCTACTTGGTACAAACACCTGCCCTACTTGGTACAAAATACCCTCTAAACCCTTATCTGGCGCGGGTTTCATTTTCCTGAGTATTAGAGTATTTGAATACTTGATAAAAGCCTGCCTGGGTCGCCTTACGGCTCCCAGGCAAGGCTTATAAAAGCCAGAAGAAGAGAAGAGCCACCCGCTGCCGTAAAAATTAATTTCAGATTTTTATTATGAAACACTTAAAAAGTCAAAAAATTTGTAGTATACTTTATTATAAGGTTAGGAAATTACAACATAAATCTATAGGAGAAAACGAACATGAAAGAAAGATACTCAATCAGTTGTCCCCCGGAAACTATGGAACTCGTGGATCAGGCAGCTGAAAGCAACAACATCAGCAGGTCCGCAGTTGTTCGCATGTTCCTTGATTTAATAAGGTACATACCCGTTGAAAAACTTAGAGAAACATCTCCAGTTCCCACTTACCTGGGCCTCAGCCATAAGGAGGTCGCTAACAATGAACGAAATTAAAATTATGGAAGACTGTCAGGTTTCTACGAATAACCCTGAATTACTATGCAGATCCCTGGGTCTCCCAGCAGGTGTACCGCTCTTCACTGCCCTCGATCAATTATTCGGCAGCCTTTTGCCTGTTACTCCTGAAAACCAGGACAAAATAAACGTCTTCCTTCAGCTGCTTATGGCTAATAGCCCCAG from Desulfonatronovibrio magnus harbors:
- a CDS encoding ribbon-helix-helix domain-containing protein, whose translation is MKERYSISCPPETMELVDQAAESNNISRSAVVRMFLDLIRYIPVEKLRETSPVPTYLGLSHKEVANNERN